The Cheilinus undulatus linkage group 21, ASM1832078v1, whole genome shotgun sequence region CAGAGTTAAAACAAAGCAATTGAAAGGGCATCTGATCTTAATCACTAACAAAAAGTATCACATTATATGTCTGATGCTTGTATTGCCTTATCTTTCTTACTGATTCAATATGCTACAAGTGTTAATGCTGCTTAAGCTAGCTAGGTGTTGTGAAATCTGATAATATGAAACACTGTCGATGACCTTATTCTCTTGTTTTGTTGGTTTAGGAGTGGTGTTCAATGATGTTTACACTGCTTCCAAGTTTGCCATGGAAGGTTTCTGTGAGAGTTTGGCCGTGCAGCTGATGAAGTTCAATATCCGGTAGATTAGCCTCTTTCCTCTGTTCTTCCTTCACATCTGTCTTCACTTTGTAGTGTACATGCTCACTCACCAAGGGCCTTTCTTCATCTGACTGCCCTCAGGTTATCCATGATCGAGCCTGGCCCAGTGCACACTGAGTTTGAGACAAAAATGATGCAGGATGTGGCCAAAATGGAGTATCCAGGAGCAGATGCTGACACAGTTCGTTACTTTAAAGATGTTTATCTGCCATCATCCATAGACATATTTGAAGCCTTGGGCCAGACACCAGATGATATAGCCAAAGTAAGTGATCAGGTTTACAATGCACATTTGAGGATTTTTTCTTTGATCACTCAGTGGTACAAACACGAAACTACAAGTCAAAACTTTATCTTGCTTCTGACTTCTGCAGTGCACGAAAAAGGTTATCGAGTCCAGCAGCCCTCGCTTCAGGAATCTGACCAACAACCTCTATACACCTATTGTGGCCTTAAAGTATGCAGATGAGACTGGTGGCCTGTCTGTCAACACCTTCTACAACCTACTCTTCAATTTTGGCCCTCTCATGCATATCACCATGAGCATCCTAAAGTGCCTGACATGCAGCTGCCTGCGCAGACGCACCATCTCACCTAACTGAAGACAGTGTCCGATACTGTCGCTTACCTTTGCCCATACCCTCCCACTTGTTGACCCCACCCATTCCCTGTTACCTTTCCTGAGTTTTTTGGAGGGTAGAGTAGACCCAGTAACACTGGTGACCAGAGGAGCTCCGTTTAAAGACAGTACCATGATAAGCTTTGCCAGAAAACATGCACAGTTGCACAAATTTTTCAAGACGTTCTTGTATGCAGGACGACCTCAAGCACAGattacacatacaaacacagaaatacCAGTAATATGCACAGTATATATGCATACATCACATTAGCAAAGGCCATGATATAGCCATTGCTTTATGGGAGGAACTGAACAAATATGATAAAGGTGGGTATATTGTTTCAATAGATCACACATATATGACATGATAGCCTGACCCATTACACAGCTTGAAGCAAAAATGAACTCAGTTACAGAGATTTAAAATGATAGATAAATAATAACATGTAGCATAGATATCGATTCAGTCTGGCACTTTCCAGAGTTAAAACATGTTTGACGGACTGGACAATATATCTGTCTTAAATGTGTTGTACCCTTATTTTCATGTTTGCCTTAACATAGTGTTCTTATGGTCATAACTGctgttaaatcacatttttaatcttttgatgaACTGAATTTTTTTGGTCTTTAAGTTTTGTGAAGGGCTTAGTCAGATACTTTTAATCTATCATCTTGATTTAGAAATAAACAAAGCGCTGATTTACCCTTGAAGCtataattttgtttgtttaaggaTGCCAATTACAAATTGTGACCGTGCATGCACAAATAACACAGAAGCTCTGGAAGGCTTTGCTTTTTCTGCATACCTATTTGGTACCAGGAGGGGGCAATATTTCACCATATTCCCTGGCAGACCACCTGTGGCGTAAATGGAGATGAAGATTAAGTAAAGGAATTTGTTGGGTGTTCCTGGGACTGAAAATGCCttatcatttaaaatttgaatcttTTGACTGTGACTGTAAATTCAAGCTCACAATGGGCACAATTTTACAAGTTGACTTTTTTACTTAACAGTATGGACTGACACTAATGAATCATACTTTTTCATATTAAGTAAATTTAACTTGTTGGTTATATAAAAAATAACGCTCTTCAGTTGTCTCCTGAGAAATAATGTACTTGTGACAGCAGCTGGACTGTATTTAGGTAAAATAGTAGAGTATCTCCTGATGCATTGTAGTGAGGGTGCATGTCTGTGCTCGTACACGCACACATTAGCATGGTTACATTCATGTGCATGTGGCGTTTGTGTGCTTGTGCATacgtgtatgtgtgtgcatgtttgtgtgtcttgtATGAACATGTCTGTGGGCCAAGTTAGTGATCTGTTGATGGATATAAAGAGGTCATGGCCTGCTCCCCATCAAAACCCCTCCCTTGAACCCCCAACCCTCTTGCACACACTCTGCTTTGTGCCGTGTGAGAGAATGTGACCTGGTTCCCATCCCTGAGGAGGGGTGAGCCCTAATGACGGCCTCCTCAGACACATTGCGCAGCCCTGAGCCTCCCTCTCCAGCTGGCCCCCTCAGCCCATCAGGCCTGGACCCCCAGGTCCACACTGGGAGAAGCCTTCAGTCTGGCCTGGATCGCTTAGCCAGAGTTTGTACAGTCTGCACACACCCTGTCCCACCCCATAGTGATCTGCCATGCCATGTCTGGGCTGCTTACAGTCACCCTGTCCCACTGCATAGAGCTCATTATCAGAGGACAGTGCAACTGGTTGAAGACCTGTAGTTTCTGCGCAGTGTACAATGAGCACAGCGCCTCAGCTCTGTATATGTGTCTTCATCAGAGGCGACAGCTCCGCACAATGGAACAAAGATGCTGTCAATCACAATCAAATGGGTGTGTGTGCAGGGGTAGGAGGGGGAAGGGGAAGGGGATCCGAGAAAGTTGGGGGAGGAGTCTATTTGTCCCCGAATGTTCAGGGGGATGCCAAGACCCAATGTGGGACGCTGGAAGCAGAAGGGCAGGGGGTGGAGGGGGCTTTGGGGCACTGTGGGGTGGGGTGTGTTTCGCTTTTGGGAGAATGAAAATTGGGGTGCCCAGACCTGAATGGGGGACCTGTTTACTAATTGAATGAACACAGGAGTTACAGCAAAGTCTCATTAAACAAGAGGTCTTATCAAACCATTGTTGTGTACCTTTGTTTCACAATCAAGAACATAATTGCAGTATAATGAGGGCAGCGTGACGTTGTTAGGGCTTCCCTTAATTGTAACCCTGTCACAATTACTGAGCCACTAAACGTGCTTACACTCTGTCCACATACACTCTCCAGACTAACAAGTAACTTGTGTTTCAAACAGTAAATAagcagagaaaaggaaaaacaggaaCTTTATCGTCAGTATGATACATTCTTTGGAATCTGTCTGCCCTCTGGGTTGCAGGGTTATTGCTGATGTAATTATTTCACATCATCCTCCTCTGCTTCTAGAGAGGCAACTGACTCAGACAGCAATGGCAGGGATCAAAATTAGGTTGAAAAGCTGTGGTTATAAGAAAAATAAGAAGAGATTGCAAGACTAAAAACCCAAGAGACAAAGAATGATGGGTGCCATGTGTGCTGGTATTAAGAGGAGCTGATGCCAAGACAGGGTGCTTCAGCATGATCCCAGGTCAGGCAGGATCAACAACAGACCCTACTTGTCTGTTTCTGTCATTACTT contains the following coding sequences:
- the rdh8a gene encoding retinol dehydrogenase 8a, translating into MADSGQKVVLITGCSSGIGLRIAVMLAKDEKKRYHVIATMRDLKKKDKLVEAAGDAYGKTLTLLPLDVCSDESVKQCINNVKDRHIDILINNAGVGMLGPVESISIEEMKKVFETNFFGVVRMIKEVMPDMKKRRSGHIVVMSSVMGLQGVVFNDVYTASKFAMEGFCESLAVQLMKFNIRLSMIEPGPVHTEFETKMMQDVAKMEYPGADADTVRYFKDVYLPSSIDIFEALGQTPDDIAKCTKKVIESSSPRFRNLTNNLYTPIVALKYADETGGLSVNTFYNLLFNFGPLMHITMSILKCLTCSCLRRRTISPN